The stretch of DNA GACAAAGTGCTGTTACCAAAAGATTATTTACGCTTGCTGATTACCGGCGAGCTGGCCAGCGATATGTCCGATGCGGCTGGCACCATGTGGATGGACGTTGGCAAACGTGACTGGAGCGATGAGATCCTCGCCGCCTGTAACCTAAGCCGCGATAATATGCCGACACTATTTGAAGGCTGCCAGATTACCGGCAACGTTAAAGCAGATATCGCCGCTCGTTGGAAGATTAATCAAATCCCGGTGGCGGCCGGTGGCGGTGATAACGCAGCCGGTGCTATCGGTATTGGGCTGTATCGTGAAGGTCAGGCGATGCTTTCTCTGGGAACTTCCGGTGTTTATTTTGCCGTCAGCGATGGTTTCCTGAGTAATCCGGAAAGCGCGGTTCACAGCTTCTGCCACGCGCTGCCAAACACCTGGCACCTAATGTCAGTAATTCTCAGTGCCGCTTCCTGCCTCGACTGGGCTTGTAAGTTAACCAATATTTCCAGCGTGCCAGCGCTACTGAAAGCCATTGAGCAAACGCCTCCTGCCGATACGCCAGTATGGTTTCTGCCCTATCTTTCCGGAGAACGCACACCGCACAACAACCCGGCAGCTAAAGGCGCATTCTGGGGGCTAACTCATCAACATAATGCAACCGATCTGGCCAGAGCGGTACTGGAAGGTGTGAGTTTCGCGCTGGCAGAAAGCATGGACGTATTACACGCTACTGGTCTGAAACCCACTCAAATTGCACTGATTGGCGGCGGAGCCCGTAGTCCGTACTGGCGTCAGCTTCTTGCTGACATCAGCGGTCAAACGCTGGAATACCGTACCGGTGGCGATGTTGGCCCGGCATTAGGTGCAGCCCGACTGGCACAAATTGCCATGAACCCTGGTATTGCGCTGGCAGACCTTTGCCCGGAACTGCCATTGGAACAACGCCATCAACCAAATCCTGAGCTTTATGCTCACTATCAGGAAAGAAGAGCTACATTTAAAACGCTTTATCAGCAACTTCTGCCATTGTGTTAATTAAATCCAAACCTGCTCGTCAAATTCATATGGCGAGCAGATTTAATCAACCAAATGAATAATAAAGAATTATCTCTCCTTTTCGGTTCTTCATGTCGATAAATTTTTCTGCCCCTCTGTGTCACTTTATTACCACAAGGACTATGCTTATCACGTTTTCCGCTATTTAAAGGGAGTAATTGTGATGCGTATTTCTTCTGTATTACCCGTTGTATTAAGCCTTTGTTTTTTATCCGGTGCAGCAATGGCCGCCGACACAACAGCAAAAGAACCAACCAAAGCTCAAACTGCCCAGCGCGATAAAATGAGCAGTTGTAATAAAGAAGCAACAGATAAAGACCTTAAAGGGGATGAGCGTAAAACCTTTATGAGCAACTGTCTGAAAGCTAAGCCAGCAGAAAGCGAAAAGAAAATGACCGCTCAGCAACAAAAAATGGCCGACTGTAATAAAGAAGCCGGTGATAAAGCCCTGAAGGGTGACGATCGCAAAGCCTTTATGAGCAGTTGCCTGAAAGGCAAAGCGGATACCGCTGAAAAGACGATTACCCCACAGCAACAAAAAATGGCCGATTGTAATAAGGAAGCCGGCGATAAAGCACTGAAAGGTGACGATCGCAAAACCTTTATGAACACCTGCCTGAAAAAAGCCGCCTGATTCTTCCCGACATAACAAAGAATATCCCGCCACAAGGCGGGATATTCCAGATTTGAGTTTTAATATAGTCAATTGTCGGGAGGGGCTCCCGTGGGGGTCGACTTGGCGTAAGCCAACGAAGCGCCCGTAGGGAGGCCAGGCCCGACATGCACTGAAGCCAAGTACAAGCGGTCTTCCGGTCGAGCACAAAGCCAATATAAGCACTTAATATTTTACGACCGGAATATTCAGTGAGGCCAATTTATCTGGTTTGTTAGCCGTCTCATATACCTCACCTGACACCTTCACTTCCCACTAATAACACGATCATTTTTTATCACCCACTAATTGACCCTACCTCAAGGTCAGTGCATACTTGTAATTGTTATATTATAACATATCAATTCAGGAGTTATCATGCAGGTACTAAGTTCTCTACGCTCCGCTAAACAGCGCCATCCAGACTGCAAAGTAGTACGCCGCCGGGGTAAAATCTACGTTATATGCAAAACCAACCCACGATTTAAAGCAGTACAGGGTGGAAAGAAAAAGCGTTAACCATTATCCCTTTCGATTTAGTGAAAAGCACTCTCCCAGTGAGTGCTTACTAACTATTTATCTTTACCCATTAACTTTTCAAGTAATCCGCATCAAATACTGAAAAAATAAATATCCATAATAATCATGATAATAATTTTATCTTCGCAATTAAGTTAGTAACCACTAACTTAATCGGTATCTATCCCCCTGTTTATTGCTCGCTTTTTAACCTCATTCAACACACTTTGTATTTAATCCGTTCACATAACGCTCTATTGTTAATACCAAGAGGCTATTTACAATACTTAAAAACGATCTAATAGCGGGAGGATGTCGCAATGTTGGCTGGATTAGAACAAAAAAAATGCAAAGTTAATCATATAGATATTAGTTATCGCACTACCGGTCAGGGGCCTGCACTGCTGATGCTGCATGGTCATCCCCAAACCCATATGATGTGGCATAAGGTGGCTCCGGCTCTGGCACAGCACTTTACCATTGTGACTGCCGATCTGCGTGGATACGGTGACAGTGACAAACCGGTGTCACCACCAGACCAAAGCCTCTATTCCAAACGCCTGATGGCTCAGGATATGTATGAGTTGATGAACAAACTGGGATTCTCTCAATTCTATGTATTGGCGCACGACAGAGGCGCTCGCGTAGCCCACCGTCTGGCTTTAGACCATCCAGACGCAGTATCAGGAATGGTACTGCTGGATATCGCCCCAACGCTGGCGATGTATCGCCAAACCGATGAAAAATTTGCCCGCGCCTATTGGCACTGGTTCACATTGATTCGCCCTACCCCTTTCCCGGAAAAATTAATTGAAAGCGATCCCTTACTTTATCTGCATAGCGTAATGGGCGTTCGCAGTGCCGGAATGGCGTCATTTACCCCACATGCACTGGCTGAATACCAACGTTGCCTGAGCCTTCCCGGTAGCGCTTATGGCGTTTGTGAAGACTATCGGGCCAGCGCCGGTATTGACCTGGAACATGACCAGCACGATCTGGATAGAGGACACCAGGTTACCAGCCCGATGCTGGCGCTGTGGGGACAGCACGGAGCAATAGAGCAATGCTTTGATGCGCTGGCAGAATGGAAAAAAGTGGCGACCAATGTTCGAGGCAAAGCCATGCCGTCCGGTCACTACATTGCTGAAGAAGTTCCTGAGCAGCTCACCCGAGAAGTGCTGGACTTTTTTGCCTCCATTCGCTGAGGGGCGTGGCCTTTTCAATGCCAACCATAAAATTAATCAAGAGAACAACACCATGGCTTGTGCAAAAACCTTATATCGAAAACTGATTGATTCCCATACTGTCCGTGAACTGGACGATCAGGGCAATGTACTATTGTATATCGATCGCTCCATCCTGAATGAGTACACCAGCCCGCAGGCATTCAGCGGACTAAGAGAGAAAAACCGCAAGGCATGGCGACCAGAAAGCGTCTTGCTGAACGTGGACCACGTAAACCCTACCCGTCCAGTGCGCGATGACAAAATGACCGATCCTGGCGGCCAGTTGCAGGTTGATTACTTCCGTGAAAACAGTCGCGATTTTGGTATAGAGCTGTTTGATGTTTTAGATACCCGTCAGGGCATTGAACACGTAGTCGCACCGGAACAAGGTTTTGTATTACCCGGCATGGTGATTGCAGCGGGTGACAGCCATACCACCACTTATGGTGCCCTCGGCGCTTTTGGTTTTGGTATTGGTACTTCTGAAATTGAGCACTTTCTGGCAACCCAAACTCTGGCCTACAAGCGACTGAAAACCATGCGGGTTAAGGTCAGCGGTAAACTCGGCCCGGCGGTGACGGCCAAAGATATCATTATGCTGCTGATTCAGAAGATTGGCGCTTCCGGCGCTACCGGTTTTGCCATCGAGTTTACCGGCCCGGTAATTACTCAGCTCAGTGTTGAAGGTCGAATGACCATCTGCAATATGGCGGTAGAAGCCGGTGCACGAGGTGCCTTTATGGCGCCGGATGAAAAGGTGTATCAATATCTGCAGGACAAGCCCCGTGCACCAAAAGGCGAAATGTGGGAATTAGCACTGCAATCATGGCAGAACTTATATACCGATGAGGGTGCGGAATTCGATCGGGAAATAGAACTGGATTGCGATAAGCTCGAACCCATGGTGACTTGGGGTATCAGCCCGGATCAGGCCGATAATATCAGCGGCGTACTACCTGACCCGGCAGATGAAAAAGATCCTCAGAAGCGTCTGGCTCAGGAAAAAGCGCTGGCCTATATGGCGCTTAAGCCAGGTACGCGTTTAACCGATATTCCAATTTCTCACGCCTTTATTGGTTCCTGTACCAATGGGCGGATTGAAGATCTTCGTCTGGCGGCAGAAGTGCTGAAAGGTAAGAAAATTGCCCCACACGTAAGAGGCATGATTATTCCCGGCTCTACACTGGTACGGCAACAGGCGGAACAGGAAGGTCTGGCGAAAATCTTTATCGATGCCGGTTTCGAGTGGCGTCAATCGGGCTGTTCTATGTGTCTGGCGATGAATGAAGACGTACTGGAACCCGGCGATCGCTGCGCCTCCAGCACCAACCGTAACTTTGCCGGTCGACAGGGTGCCGGTTCCCACACCCATTTAATGAGCCCGGCGATGGTCGCGGCGGCGGCAATCGCCGGACATCTGGCCGATGTGCGTTCAATCAACGGTGGAGAACAATAATGCAAACTTTCACAGTAGTAACAGGGAAAGTGGCACCGATGATGGATGCCAATATTGATACCGATGTCATTATGCCAAAGCAGTTTTTGAAGGGTATCGATCGTCAAAATCTGGATCGCGGCCTGTTCTTTGACCTGCGTCTGTTGCCCGATGGCCAGCCCAATCCGGAGTTTATCCTCAATCGCCCGGAGTGGCACGGTAGTTCATTTATGGTGGTTGGCCCTAACTTTGGCTGCGGCTCCAGTCGTGAGCATGCAGTATGGGGCTTGCAGCAAACCGGCATTCGCGCCCTGATTGGTACCTCATTTGCCGGTATCTTTGCGGATAACTGTCAGCGCAACGGCGTACTGCTGATTTGCTTAACGCCGGAGCAGGTTGCGGAAGTGGCAGCGGTGGCTGGTGAACCACAACACAATACGATCAGTATTGATTTGTCGGTGCAACAGATTCAGTTGGATGATGGTCGGGTAATTGGCTTTAAGCTGGATGAGAGAAACAGGCTGGCGCTGATGAAGGGATTGGATGCGATTGGGGTGACGATGGAGTATCAGGGGGAGATTAGAGATTTTGAGAAGCGGTATGGGGTAGGGAGTCCTTGGTTGGGGATTAATTGAGAACTGTAAATATTTAGCCCGGATCAATTTCGTCCACTAATCGTGCAGAATATAGATTAGCTTTCGTGCAAGTGGCCGAGCAAGGGGCGTTAGGGCGAACGCCCCCTGCACCCCCGCGCCTTCGCACCCGAATCCAGGTCGCTACGCGACTTCCCTCCGCCTTCATTCAGCCTTAACGCACCGGCACTGATTCGCTCCAGGCGAAGCAGTGCCTCGCCAAACATCCATGTTTGGCGTGCTGGCTTCTCTCAGTTGTCGGCTGGAATTCCAGTGCTTAATGAGAAGGGCAAAAACAAGGTCAAAATTAAGAGCAAAAGCAAATTGGAGAGTGGCTCTTCACAGAAAGGATTTATTCCTCTATATCTGCCCACTTAAAATAGAGTTGCAGGAATTCTACGCAGACTTTTAGTTTGGCGGAGTTTGAGAGGCGCATGGGGTATACCGCCCAGATGTCGGCATTTTGGGTATATTCTGGTAGTACGTTGATCAGTTTGCCTTCGTCAATATAGCGCTTGGCATCCCACATGGAGCGCAGGAAGATACCGTGGCCTTCCAGGCCCCATTGCAGCACGATAGCACCACTGTTGGAGGAAAGTCGGCCGTCAACCCGGATAGTTTGTGGTTTTTCATCTTTGTCACTTAATAGCCAGCTGCCAAAAGGGGTATCCCGCTCTTTGATCACCAGACAGTCGTGATGGACTAAATCATCCAGGGTTTCGGGCTGGCCTTTAACGGCCAGATAGTCTGGTGAAGCGCAAAGCACACGCTGGTTATCCAGCAGTTTTTTTGCCATATATTGATTCGGCAAATCGCTGCCGACGCGGATTTCTAAATCAAAGCCCTCTGCAACCAAATCGATAACGTGGTCTGAAGTAACCAGTTGGATAGCCAGATTAGGATACTGCTTTGCCAGTTGGGAAATTGCCGGGGCGACAAACTGGCGACCAAAGCCAAAAGAGCTGACAATACGCAATGTGCCCTGCGGTTCATGGCGCGCCTCTGAAACGTCACTGATAAAGTCGTCGAGATCCCCCAGAATCCTGTCTGCCCACACCCTGGCTTTCTCGCCCTCTTCTGTTAATACAATGCTGCGGGTACTGCGATGAAACAGTTTTATATCCAGTACCTTTTCCAGCACATTAATCCGTTTACTGATGTAAGCGGGAGATACTCCCAGCTCAACGGCAGCTTTAGCAAAGCTATGCTTTCTGACTACGGTGAGAAAAACCCGTAAATCTTCATTTAACGGCAATGGAGAGCGGCTAATCGACATAAAAATAACCCTGAAGTAAAACGATACACCTTAAAGCAAACTGCCAGATGGGCTTTCTGTTTTATTATTGTTTAAGGTTCTATGATTTTATAAACAGAAACCCCGATTAACTCAGGAATATCCTGATATCTGACTATATTTTAACCCTGCTAACAATGCTATGGGAGCACTCGATTAAAGTGTGATAAACTTCACATTAATTAGTGACTGAAACAGCCATTCCCGAAATGACCTGATCAAGAGTATCTCTGAACCAACCTGAGTGATGCGATTCACTTCTCACGTTTTATTATCTGCAAAAAAATAACATTGTTTTCTGTAAGGAAATTCTGGTCATGACATTTTATTGGGCCGCGCAGGCCGTGGGCGGCGTGGCGTTTCTGGTAGGTATTACCATGTTTTTTAACCGCAACGAACGCGGTTTTAAATATCAACTTTCTGCCTACTCAACCATCATGAGCTGTCACTTCTTTATGATGGGTGCCAATGCTGCCGCAATGAGCGTACTACTTAGCGCAATACGTACTATCACCTCTATCTGGTGGCGTAATCTTTGGGTAATGATGATTTTTATTACTCTGACGCTAATCTTAGCCACCATGAAAATTCAGCACCCGATTGAGGCACTGCCAATTGCCGGGACTATTGCCAGTACCTGGGCGATGTTCCGTACACATGGTTTAAAGATGCGCAGCATTATGTGGTGCTCAACCGCCTGTTGGGTTACCCACAATATTTGGGCTGGCTCCATTGGCGGAACCCTGATTGAAGGGAGCTTTCTGCTGATGAACGGCTTCAACATTATTCGCTTCTACCGTATGCAAAAACGCGGTATCGACCCATTTGCCATTGAAAGCAAAGTGGTTAAAGCGGCAGAAGAAGAAAGAGCATTAGAAGAACAGCGCCCGGAAGAAAAAGTAGTAGAACAAAAGTAAGCCCGCGTTTTATCGCGTGGGCTTAACAGACTGATGACAAAGTCTACTAGCTCAGTTTAGTCCCTTAATAGAGCCAATCGATGGGAGGGACGGGTGTTGGGGTCGACTTGGCGCAAGCGCTGGCCCGCAGGGTGAAACACCGCAAGGTGTTTCATAACCGCCCCTAACCCGGCCAAGCCCATCGCGCTCCGTAGCTAAGTACAGAGTGTTTACCGACCGTTATCGGGGCCGATATAAGCAGAGAGTTTTTACGGTCGGAATATTTGCAGATGCTAATTTATTAGGTTTGTCAGCAACCTAATCCAAAAACAACCCCTGATCGCGAAGTAAGTGGTCGTTGCCACGCCGGCGGGTAAAGCCGCTGCGGTCAAAAAACTCCAGAACCTGAATCGCCAGCTTACGCCCTACTCCCAGCCGATCGCGAAAATCGGCTGCGCAGGTGCTGCCCTGCGTGGTGTGCATAGTACGAATCAAATCGGCAAACTGGCGAATACGACCACTCAGATAATAGCGATCGCGAACCACTGCGGTAATGTGACCCAGCTGCGCCGCTTTACGCAATACGCCTCTCACCAACTGCTCATCCAGCGCCAGCTCGGCGGCTAAATCCCGCACCCAGTAAGGGTCATCACCAAATATCTCTTCTATACGTTGCCATATCGCCTGTTCATCAGGAGTGAATGCCAGACTAAACTCCGGCAGATGCAACCATCCCCGGCTGTTGCTCAGACGCTTGTCTGCCAGCAGCATATCAATCAGCGAGAACACCAGCGCTTCCGGCTCAGAGGGTAACGCCATGCGACGTAGTCTGGCTCGCCCTACACCCAACTGATCTAAATGTTGCTGATGGAAATCTCTCAGAGTATCAATCAACCGTTGTTGGAACTCCTGCACTTTTTCCTGTTGCAGAGCGGTATCACCCACCACTTTACAGCCTGATGCCGTTAACAGTATTTGCAGCCCATCGTCAGTTAACTGACGCGCCCAGCCAAATGCTTTAAGGGATAAACTGCCTTCTGCCAGACGCAGCTGTAAAGCCTGCATATCATTTTGTGCCTGACTGAGCTGGTTAAGCTTTTCAAGATATTCCGGCTGGCGCTTACCTCTGCGCGGTGGCTGAAGTAACAACACTCGCGCACCGCCCAACGTTTCACGGGCGCTGATATCACGCACAATAATGCGATCGTTCTCCGCCAGCAGTAAGGCTTCATCCAGCACCAGCTCCACTAATACGTCACTGCCAGCGCTAACCGCCCCTTCCTGTAACAGAGAAATACGGCCGGTAATATGGTTAACTGAATGATGCAAATGTACCGACTGCCAGTGGCGAAGTGGCTTATCACAATGCAGGATCGCAAGGACCCGGTCTCCGGCTTCTGGTGGCGTTTGCTGCAATAGCCAGTCTCCGCGATTTACATCCTGCTTACCCATATCGCCGGTAATGTTTAACGCAATACGCTCACCGGCACCCGCCCGCTCTGCCGGTTGATTCTGAGCGTGGATACTTCTTACCCGCACCGGTCGATTAACCCCCGTCAGCCACAGGGTATCCCCTACGCTAACCTGTCCGCTAAATGCGGTGCCGGTGACCACCAGGCCGCTACCTTTGATAGTAAAACTACGGTCAACCGCCAGGCGAAAGCGATGGATTGATGCTTCATTATCTTCGATTCGGTGCTGATATAAATTAATTAAATGCTCGCGCAGTTCCGGGATACCCGTCCCCTGTGGAGCCGCGGTGACAAAGATCGGGCAATCATCCCAACCCTGAGTACTTAGCTCATCGGTAATCTGGCTTTTGACGCTGGCAATACGCTCAGGCGTGACCCGATCCGCCTTGGTTAAGGCGACGGTAATGGCAGGAATACCCACCAGGCGTAAAATCGCCAAATGCTCCCGGGTTTGCGCCATGATGCCGTCGTCACAGGCCACCACCAGCAGGGCATGTTGAACACCGTCAACACCAGCCAGCATATTTGCCAAAAACTTTTCATGACCCGGAACGTCGATAAAACCCAGCACCTGACCATCTTCCAATGGTAAGAAGACATAGCCTAAATCAATGGTCATTCCACGGCGTTTTTCTTCCGGCAGGCGATCGGTGCTGCCTGCTCCGGTCAGTGCTTGCAGCAGCGTGGATTTTCCGTGGTCAACGTGTCCGGCGGTGGCAATAATCATGCTAACAACATCTCCAGCAATTCAGATTCATCTTCAAGGCAGCGCAAATCCAACCATAGCTTTCCTTCCTGTATCCGACCAATCACCGGTTTTGGCAGCGCGCGCCATTTTTCCGCCAGCGCTTCCAGCGTTCGGCCGCGGCCATCTTTTGGCTCGAAAGTCAGGGCATAGCTGGGCAGACGATCGACCGGTAATGAACCGCTGCCAATTTGTGACAGGCAAGGCTCTGTCTGTACGGTGAAATGTCCGCCGTAACAGGCCTGTAATGGCGATAATAACTGCATTGCCATTCCTTGCATTTCAGCCGCATCACGGCTTAACAAACGTAGAGTCGGCAGGGAATAAGCTAAACGTTCTGGCTGTTGGTAAAGGCGTAATGTAGCTTCCAGCGCCGCCAGCGTTAGCTTTCCGGCGCGCAGGGCGCGTTTTAATGGGTGACGCTGGATTTTCTCAATCCACTTTTTCGAACCAAGGATAATCCCCGCCTGCGGGCCGCCCAGCAATTTATCACCGGAAAATGTCACTAAATCCACACCCGCCGCAATCAGGTCTTGGGGCATTGGCTCAGCAGGTAAATCATACTGCTGTAAATCGATTAATGAGCCGCTACCAAGATCAGTGGCTACCGGCAAATTCAGCTCTCGACCCAGTGCCACCAGCTCCGACTCATCAACCGCAGCAGTAAAACCCTGAATACTGTAATTGCTGGTATGCACTTTCATTAACAACCCGGTGCTTTCGCTCACCGCATCACGGTAATCACGCAGGTGGGTACGGTTGGTCGTACCCACTTCCACCAGCTTACACCCCGCCTGACGCATCACATCCGGCACCCGGAATGCGCCGCCAATTTCCACCAGCTCACCACGAGAAACGATAACTTCTTTATCTGCTGCTACCGCAGCCAGCATCAGCATCACCGCAGCGGCATTGTTATTCACAATACAGGCCGCTTCAGCGCCAGTTAATTCACTCAGCAGCTCGGAAATCACATTATCCCGATGGCCGCGCCCGGCACCGTCCAGATCGTACTCCAGCGTCACCGCATGACGCATGGCGCTGGCAACTTCATCAATCGCCTCTTCTGCCAACAGCGCCCGCCCCAGATTGGTATGCAGCACGGTTCCACTCAGGTTGAATACCGGTTGTAAACCGCTGCGCTGTTTCTGCGTCAGATGATGGCTAACCGCCTCAATCCAGTTGTGGCTCCACTCAGGTAATCGATTGAACTGGCTAATCTCCTGTCGGGCCTGCTGCTGTAAATGACGCAGCGACGCCACCACCAGATGTTGACCGAATTGAACCAATAGCGGCTCCATATCCGGCTCATTAAGTAAGCGATCCACCGAGGGAAGCTGGCTGTACAGGGATTGAGTTTGATTATTCATGAGTGCGACCTGTTAAAAATCAATGACGCTAATATATCGGCTCAGCGCCATAACGTGAAGCGTAAGCTGCTCAGGGCGTGAATGATATCGATGAAATGGTGAAATCAGTCAATGGCGGCTACGCTTAATAGCAGTCAGCATAATTTTTATGCTGTATGGATGCGGCCCGTTTTACTTCCGCTCATCCCTCTTTTTATTCCGTCAGCGCTACAAGGTGATAATCACTATGACTATGAATATTCGCAGCTTTGCTGCCACTTCCGCTACGTCTCCCGTTGCTCTTCACGCCATTATTCGTCGTGACCCGCGAGAAGACGATGTAGCAATCAAGATTTTATACTGTGGCGTTTGCCACTCTGATATCCATCAGGCCCGCAATGAATGGCACAACACCATTTATCCGGTAGTTCCCGGCCATGAGATTATTGGTCAGGTAACCGCCGTCGGCAAAAACGTCACTCATTATAAACCGGGAGATTGGGTTGGCGTTGGCTGTATGGTGGATTCCTGCCAGCATTGCGCCTCCTGTCAGGATGGCCTTGAACAGTTCTGTGAAAACGTGGCTACTTTTACCTACAACGGCAAAGACCGCCATGACGGCACCATTACATATGGCGGCTATTCTGAATCTATCGTGGTTTCCGAGAAGTTCGTGTTGCGCCTGCCGGAAAAACTCGACCCTAAATCCGCCGCACCTTTGCTGTGCGCTGGCATTACTACTTACTCACCGTTACGCCACTGGAAGATTGGCAAAGGCCATAAAGTGGCAGTGGTCGGCTTAGGTGGTTTAGGCCATATGGCACTGAAATTTGCCAAAGCCTTAGGCGCTGACGTCACCCTGTTCACCCGTTCAATGAGCAAGGCCTCGGAAGCCATCCGACTGGGAGCCGACCATGTAGTACTGTCCTCCGATGCCGATCAGATGAAAGCGGTAACAAACCACTTTGATTTCATTCTGGATACCGTTCCTCAACAGCACGACCT from Limnobaculum xujianqingii encodes:
- the selA gene encoding L-seryl-tRNA(Sec) selenium transferase, which encodes MNNQTQSLYSQLPSVDRLLNEPDMEPLLVQFGQHLVVASLRHLQQQARQEISQFNRLPEWSHNWIEAVSHHLTQKQRSGLQPVFNLSGTVLHTNLGRALLAEEAIDEVASAMRHAVTLEYDLDGAGRGHRDNVISELLSELTGAEAACIVNNNAAAVMLMLAAVAADKEVIVSRGELVEIGGAFRVPDVMRQAGCKLVEVGTTNRTHLRDYRDAVSESTGLLMKVHTSNYSIQGFTAAVDESELVALGRELNLPVATDLGSGSLIDLQQYDLPAEPMPQDLIAAGVDLVTFSGDKLLGGPQAGIILGSKKWIEKIQRHPLKRALRAGKLTLAALEATLRLYQQPERLAYSLPTLRLLSRDAAEMQGMAMQLLSPLQACYGGHFTVQTEPCLSQIGSGSLPVDRLPSYALTFEPKDGRGRTLEALAEKWRALPKPVIGRIQEGKLWLDLRCLEDESELLEMLLA
- a CDS encoding NAD(P)-dependent alcohol dehydrogenase translates to MTMNIRSFAATSATSPVALHAIIRRDPREDDVAIKILYCGVCHSDIHQARNEWHNTIYPVVPGHEIIGQVTAVGKNVTHYKPGDWVGVGCMVDSCQHCASCQDGLEQFCENVATFTYNGKDRHDGTITYGGYSESIVVSEKFVLRLPEKLDPKSAAPLLCAGITTYSPLRHWKIGKGHKVAVVGLGGLGHMALKFAKALGADVTLFTRSMSKASEAIRLGADHVVLSSDADQMKAVTNHFDFILDTVPQQHDLNPYLATLKRDGTCVLVGLLEPVEPPMNSGLLVMGRKSLAGSLIGGIAETQEMLNFCAQHNITSDVEMINIQEINQAYTRMLKSDVKYRFVIDMKSIETENL